Genomic DNA from Elgaria multicarinata webbii isolate HBS135686 ecotype San Diego chromosome 2, rElgMul1.1.pri, whole genome shotgun sequence:
gcttccagcaaacaCACAGCATCTAACGcttgccttatattgtgctgctgatgACTGCGTGAGGCCATCTGTGTTGGGCTGCAGCTAGCTTGTGCCTGCTCATGTGACAGGCCCTTCCCCAAAGACTCAGCTGTTCAGCCTTCCTCCTCTATCCCACATGGAGGCACAACAGAAGTCTTACAGCCCCAAGGCCAAGGGACGAACCTACTCCCTTCTGTACAAGATAAGCCCgctcagattctgacattccaagctagttctaattaaatctacctaCAACTTGCTGAAACCTATATTTGTCACAGAGCTTCCCAGATTCTCAagaggctgtttttgtttttgtttttctgtgccTAATCCAAAGTTCTGCCTTGGGAAGATGGAATATCTTGTCCAGTATTTCTCTTTTTAATGCCCAAAGAGAGAAAGTGCCCAGATTATTTTGTCTTACTTTTGGAGAGGATTGATAGTTAAGTTCAACAACTTTCATTTTGACAAATCTTCCCATCCTAGCATTAGAGGAAAGATCATTATGAATTATGGATGCTCTACAAAAGAAATGAATTCCTAGTTGGTATGAATACTATTTTTCCTGAAACCTTTAACAATTCTGCTTAATTGCAGAAGTAGCAAAGAATTCATGGTTTTGTGAATTACTCTCTTTGCAATTGCAGATGGCCAAAAATGTGGTGAAAATATCTACATGGCACCTGCACTTTTCTCATGGTCACGTGTAATGAAGGAATGGCATGATGATGAAGTGAAAATCTTTAGATTTGGTACTGGACCTACAGCAGCTGGAATGGTCGGCCATTACACTCAGGTACAATAACACAGGGCCTACATGAGGAATTTACTGCAATGCTACTGCGCCTCACATATAGGTGTGTCACCTGACATTACTCCCAATCTGTATCAGTTCTGGGTTTTCTTGTCATAACAAAACCACATTTTCACAATCTCCTTTTGTGACAAATTTTCAAGTTACCACAACTCCTATGCATTTTGGGACTCAGTGTGTCATAAACTCGTAGTCCTACTCCTGGGGTGGGTGAAGAGTGGCTTCAGTACTGCAAGGAGGAATGTAAAGTATCAGCTAAGGGTCAGCCCTATAGGAATGGAGGGAGTCAATCCTTCCTGTTAGCTTCACCCTCCGCTAACCACCAGGGTTTTGTTAATGCATACCTGTGCATTATCGCACCTGCAAATGAACTTAAGACACTTTCCTTTTTACTTCTTTGCCTCAAAGAACCACTAGCTGGCATGGATAAcaatgtctactgagaagtaaatcacattgtcttcaagatggcttactcctgagaaagtcaACATGTTGGTTTTGggatgacttaaaaaaaaactccactctTTTGCACCAAGACTCCGCCTACCTAGCCAAATTAATGCAGTTTAAGATTACTTTTTTATCTCAAAAGAGGTTTATATCAAGTCTGCACCAGATTAGTTGGCTACATGTGCCATGGGAGGAGTAGATGCGAAGTCAAGAAAATTGAATTTTTAAACTTTATCAGCATTAGAAGACACTTCCATGCAGATTGGGCCCTGATAGTACTTTTTATCTACAGCATTTGGCTTATTGGCAACATTTGTAACTTATAATTGTCTTGAAAGGATAAACTGTCTGAAACATCACAGTGCAGCCTCCTTGAGTCACTACAGTCCTATGTCTCATCTGTCAGTGTATCCCCTACCCCCACTTCTCTTCTCAGGAATAGCCTTCAATGGCTACCCAGTAAATTGCCTTTAATTATACCTTTTCAATAAAATACCATTTCTGGAAAAGCTCTGATCTCTCCCGAGTACCTTATGAGAACACTCCACTATCCAGATGATGCCCTAAAGTCACTCATGCTGATATCTGTGTGTTGGAATAAACATGGGGCAGTTCTACAGTAGGGACGTATGAAGTGGGGGGAACTGGCTCTCTTGGGCTCAACAGATTTccctggaatatcctgctcagcTTGAGTTCGCAAGGTGAACAAGAGGCTCCCTGCTGGAACAACCCAAGGACCTTCCACCCACGGTGGCAACTCTGTGCAAGCCccagcagggagaaggagagatttGCGCACAGCAGCTGACAGTAGTGACAGCAGTgatggaaggccacaagttggctTGACTTAAcacttctcgcctgcccaagggcctctacttcccttactcggcttcgtcctttttcttctgctgcgccttacgcctggaacgctcttccagaacacttgagaactacaaactcaatcacagcttttaaaactcagctaaatacttttcttttccctatagcttttaaatattgagtttgttctgaccctatactgtcagcttcaccctacccggtgcctgtttacacttccctgtgcctgtttgcattctctttccctccttaatgtttactacaactttattagattgtaagcctatgcggcagggtcttgctatttactgtgtaatctgtacagcaccatgtacattgatggtgctatataaataaattaataataataataataataataataataataataataataataaacacaagcTCAATCACACCAGCTCACGAACAAGCAAGCCGGAGTCTGGGGGGCTGAGTCACTTAAAACTCAATGGTCTGTTTCCTCTGCAAACCCTGTTCCACAGACCTCTAGCATAAAAGAGCCAGGGCTGCAGTGGGGAAAGGACCCCATAGTATATTTGAGCTATAGATATTCGTGTTCTAGAActgtggttcccaattggtggtccatggaccccagggggtccaagtaacccacCCAGGGGTTCCGTGgccccattcacatattcaccatttatttctggagtccactgacaatgaattcctaccagaagtaaaatataacatctctgagcacctgcgtgatttagcgactagcttcagagattacttccctacacctaatcctgaaaactcctggagaaggaatccttttgaatgtggtgatgtacaactaacaactctatctgcagaagagcaagttgcacttgttgacatggcttgtgatggttcattgaaatcatttttcaaagaatatagactggaccaattctgggtgaaggtttttcctgattataagaagttaggtgaaaaagctttgaaacatctagttcccttttgttccacatatctttgtgaacaaacattttcaacattttgttatatgaaaaacaagcatagaaatcggctcaatgttgatccagatttgagattaaaagtaggaaatgttGAACctgatgtggaagggattgttcgggacaaaaagaggcatgatttctcccatcacatttaggtttagtagctgctagacaagtcataattttttcaattgtaaactagacgttagtaaaattaaattcgtctttatattcctaactaaattatTGTCGTtcttgcatggtaatatcacaaatatcacaaattttatggtctgtttttttagtatacctaaatcCTTTGCTTAtaaggggctaccccttattttctccaaaaaaattgcttcgcacaggtaactaccatagatatatatatatttttttcaaaagtagggggtccatggcttggcatttgaaaaacaaggggtccgcagtacttagctagttgggaaccactgttctagaatagggtgaccatattttggaaaccaaaaaggaggacaacgtggtcgcccccaagggggcgtgtccagtaccaagggggcgtgcccacccgaacatagtcttggtcacatgtctgattttgcagcacacatttaagacaaatctgttctacataacatcttaatgttaaaatcactgaaataaagaacaagtgagagattcaatgtatctgaaatgaacttcactcactcctacttttgtaggttttgctgtactttgaagcttttgctatactctgtgtgttacattctccccttccctcaaatatcttttctgactgtatcttcactcattgcaagctgctgttgttgttaacagggtttgctactggccccagatctgtttcaaatttggtgtggctaaagctctacctaaaagctatcacggtgccaactttcagctctttatctttaaaaatgacagcttaaaaaatcattttaaaacctcattttttaaaaaaatcctaaaaaatcaatggatgaacagatctgtttcaaatttggtgtggctaaagcactacataaatcctatcatggtacaaagtttcaactttttatctttaaaaatgacgattttaaaaataataattttaaaacctcaatttttaaaaaattcctaaaaaatcaatggatgaacggatctgtttcaaatgtggtatgactaaagcccttcctaagagctaccattttgccaagtttcatgtctttatcttaaaaaatgacagagttataagcatttttgttaattcccattagagctgctctttggggggggaatccggatttcccctcctccacccggatttgccatttgcaaatccggtcatatggtcaccctattctagaaGAATGTATTCCTTAAACAAGAGAAGTGGTTTGCATTAACATTGTCCTTGGTTACACTCTCATATACAGAGTGTTCACATTCAtcttcacttgtgtatttgcagatAGTTTGGTACAACTCTCGTGAATTGGGATGTGCTCTCGCCTATTGCCCTCATCAGGCAAAACATAAGTACTTTTATGTTTGCCACTACTGCCCAACGTATGTATGATTTCAGGCATTCACTGCTTCTTAGCAATGCTCTTGTTTTCATTCCTGTGTCATGAACATTTCAATTTAGTGTTATAGGGAACCAGTATTTTTCAGGGTTGACCAGTAACATCATGCTTTGTCGAGAAACCCATATTGTGGCTGAAAAAGCCCCCTCCATGCCAAATTCCACTCTGCCTCTGATTTCTCCAGGCACACTGCCCCTTACTCACCATTTCTGTGCTATGTCAATATGAAGATATTGTGTTGCATTAAGAGACACATAGATCTCTTAATGcaacataccatatttcttcaattctaagacacactttttcccccatataaacatctctaaaaatggggtgcgtcttagaatcgtgggtcttaggggtttttttctgttggtggtactgaaattagtgcgcgtcttacaatcgaagaaatacggtagatctcTTTTCTGCTGAAGCCACATGGGATTCTCCTCTCCTTGAAGTGATTTCCGGTAGCTGAAGCCTGCATGTGTATGACACAACTGCACAACAGGGGCCAACTCTATGCGAGTTCAGTCATACCACTGGGAAGGGGACTGTAACTGCATGAGATGTGGACTTAGTACAGATCCCCAGCTCTGTGAAAAAATAAAGTGCAATCCTGACCTCCAAACCACTTCCTAAGTATCTTCGTTTCTAAACCCCAAAAGCACCAATAAAATGTCAGCTAAGTCCAAGACTGAGGAGCTGTTGCTGTGTAGTTCCTTTCACTGAAGGCTTTccacttttattttttacaaaactttGTGAACTAAAGGAGTTGGATTCTTGTAAAAAATTGTTTAAGGAAATTAAATCCATTTACTCACGTGCAGTGCataaattgccaataatttacCTCTTCAAATCCTTATCgccaacacagacacacattgTTACCTTCTTCATGGGTCACCATCTCTCCACctcattaatttcttttttttaaaaagaaaaaaacagcactGGATGGACAAATTAATCACAGAGCTCATTCCATCATTATCCTTTATTGCACTGGTGGAATGCTAAAGCTATAGCACAATACCATAGTGTTTTTCATATGCCACTTCCAGGGGGAAAACTTGAACAAGTACCAAGTCCTTTTGCTTGAGGCATATATAACCTTGTTTGGCATATAGATTTGTGCCCACACTGATAAATGGGAAAGAAACCAAGGCCCATTATACAGTGTTTGGACAAAGCTGGCAACAAGAATTTGAACTGAATACAATCCTTCGTCACGGATTTAGCCCATCCGCTGGGTGAGAAATTGGAAGAATGAATGCTGTAACATGAAAGTTTTCAGCAggttgatcctgctgcttccagCTCTTGCTGGGCTACTTCAATGCCTCTTAACAAGGATCCCCAGAGGAATGTTGAGGGGTGCTCCAAACCTGCTTAACCTATAAACCTCAGTCCTTGCAAATGTgtgtgctgtgatgaagaggtacAGCAGAAAACAGTATCGGacaggaagaacagaagacttgCTAAGAGGAAGGCACAAGCCCAATGGACAACACTGACAGTCAGGTGACCCAGCAGGATATTCTTTCTGTGCCCTGTTATGCAGCAACCCTCTAAGCCCCACATGGGCAGTGACCAACATGCCTCCCCCAAAGCAGGCAGCGACCAGGCACTCCATTGCTGTCTGGtctcttcctcctcaccccaGGCAGGTCACGAAAGGTCCCCTGTCCTGTTGTAGGGGCTGCACTTCATCCGACAAGGTTATCGGAGTAGTGTGAAAGAGTGGGCAACTAGAGGAATTTAATCATGGCAACTCTCCACAGATTATCCTCACCCTTGGACATATAGCCCAGGATGCTCCGCTGATTGTGCCTGACCTATTTTCATTTCACATTCCAGAGGGAACTATCATCACCGGCTATACAAGCCTTATACAATAGGAAGACCATGCGGGGATTGCCCACAGGCTTGCAACAAAAGGCTGTGCAGTAAGTTGAAGATTGATAAACTAATTGTGAAGCAAAAAGCTATGGAGATTTTGAGGAAATGCTGAATGCCCTCTGAGAGGTTATGTATTATCCAATTAATCCAAACAAAAAAGTCATGGCTTTGTCATCCCAGTGACATTTAGTAGACAAGAGTTGAGATCAGCCCCCAAAGACCAAACAGAAGTCCCCGTTCAGTTATGAATCCCCTGGGTTATCATGGGTGGGCACAGTCTtcaagggcctcatctacaccaagcaggatattgcactatgaaagtagaatgaaagcagtatataaaagtcaggagccacactactgcattatagaggtattgaagtgttggggcccattgacacataccatataccactatatcttgcttggtgtagctcctgccttttatatgctactttcataccgctttcatagtgcaatatcctgcttggcgtagattaggccaaggcctCCAGAAGGTTCACAGTGCAGTAGGGAAGGGTGCTGAATTACTGAATATATGAACCAGCACCTCCACATGCAAGGTGGATGTCCAGCTGTCGCAGTTCATACGATTGCAGCAGCTTTTAAAGCAGGACATATAATTAGTGCCTCCATGTGATCCTGCCCAAAATATGAACTCACTATAACCTTATGAACTCTCAGAAAACATTGTGTGGGAGAAAAAAAGTGTTATTGCTCAGCTGATCCTTAAGTTGAAGACACTGAAATATTACTATGGTCATTAGACAGTTAGTTGGTTCTACCCTCATGGATTGTGTTCCACAGTTATAGTTCAGCCAAGGAACCCCTGAATGTCTGCCACAGAAACACGGGGCATTGTGAAGGATTTATGGCACCTGCAATTCATGTGAGGCACTTCCAAGGCCTCTTGGAATACACTGTGCTGTGAACATTTCAGTGTAGGATCACCCGAGGCTAGGAAAGAAGTCAAGGCCTACTGAAGTCAAGGAATGTGGTGAACCTTGGCACAGTCTTTGAAACTTGGAACAGTTCAAAGAGATAAAAGCTCTGAATTTAAAAACTAGCATGATTaaaactaactctctctctctctctctgtcctcatTTTTAGCAAATCCCTGCATGAAGTCAGATGTATACATCAACTGTGATCAGTTAAAGAAAGACGGGCAATGCAATGGTCCTACAGTGGAAAAATGCAGGGCTACTTGTGAATGTACAACAGAAATAGTATAAGGTTTCAGAATTAATTGCTCATGCAAGTCATCTGTTTGAATTAAAAATGTAACATTGAGCCTTTACTAAATTAGATTGTTGTTTAGGTTATCTCTGGGCAAAAATTGCAGACTACTATGAGCAAAACATAGGGTAGGAGGA
This window encodes:
- the LOC134391939 gene encoding cysteine-rich venom protein helothermine-like → MTNNAVIQSNILNMHNKLRRKVKPTASNMLRMSWSPTVADSAQRWANQCSLKHSSEETRKINGQKCGENIYMAPALFSWSRVMKEWHDDEVKIFRFGTGPTAAGMVGHYTQIVWYNSRELGCALAYCPHQAKHKYFYVCHYCPTFVPTLINGKETKAHYTVFGQSWQQEFELNTILRHGFSPSAGYSSAKEPLNVCHRNTGHCEGFMAPAIHVRHFQGLLEYTVL